One stretch of Gouania willdenowi chromosome 16, fGouWil2.1, whole genome shotgun sequence DNA includes these proteins:
- the LOC114477821 gene encoding coiled-coil domain-containing protein 127-like isoform X2, with amino-acid sequence MCVCVCFIQFSQTRFTLCSHRQVHKTHNNPLAGVLSWEKLLPSFIYSWIWTRDSQREIQNVKSQYVKDTSIIKGELEAHYRDTLIERNKTVAAMELELEKEKQRVKGYQQAMSSMRQQHVEKLKQLKMEQVTLEEEKKRVVQSGAAGAVLHLALERENDWYRRATATLKELESQLLERQSAYCSHIRPRAHRLEIEKNMLIRVVKEPLGAELDLESDLVDIFRKDNYCAEPLNMDKRKNGSLMWVYLKYWQLQITLQKHKQAEKALLGGKIPSDNK; translated from the exons atgtgtgtgtgtgtgtgttttatccaATTTTCCCAGACACGGTTCACCTTGTGTTCCCACAGACAagttcacaaaacacacaacaatccCCTGGCAGGTGTCCTGAGTTGGGAAAAGCTTCTCCCCTcctttatttaca GCTGGATCTGGACCAGGGATTCCCAAAGGGAGATCCAGAATGTTAAGAGCCAATATGTCAAAGACACGTCCATAATAAAAGGCGAGTTGGAGGCACATTACAGGGACACACTGATCGAGAGGAATAAAACAGTAGCTGCTATGGAGCTGGAGCTGGAGAAAGAGAAGCAAAGGGTGAAAGGATACCAGCAGGCCATGTCCTCAATGAGGCAACAGCACGTCGAAAAGCTGAAACAGTTAAAGATG GAACAAGTGACTCtggaagaagagaaaaagaggGTGGTACAGTCTGGAGCTGCAGGGGCCGTTCTTCATCTCGCCTTAGAAAGAGAGAATGACTGGTACCGACGTGCTACTGCCACGCTAAAGGAGCTTGAAAGTCAGCTTTTGGAACGGCAGAGTGCTTACTGCTCCCACATTAGGCCCCGAGCCCATCGTTTGGAGATCGAGAAGAACATGTTAATCAGAGTTGTTAAAGAGCCGCTTGGAGCAGAGCTGGATCTGGAATCTGACCTTGTAGACATTTTTAGGAAAGACAATTACTGTGCAGAACCTTTGAACATGGATAAGAGAAAGAATGGAAGCCTCATGTGGGTGTACCTTAAATACTGGCAGCTGCAGATCACtttacagaaacacaaacaagctGAGAAGGCTTTGCTAGGAGGGAAAATTCCATCAGACAACAAATGA
- the LOC114477821 gene encoding coiled-coil domain-containing protein 127-like isoform X1 — translation MNNLNDPPRWNIQPDGGGGGGGGGPGPADGSRWNYALLVPMLGLAAFRWIWTRDSQREIQNVKSQYVKDTSIIKGELEAHYRDTLIERNKTVAAMELELEKEKQRVKGYQQAMSSMRQQHVEKLKQLKMEQVTLEEEKKRVVQSGAAGAVLHLALERENDWYRRATATLKELESQLLERQSAYCSHIRPRAHRLEIEKNMLIRVVKEPLGAELDLESDLVDIFRKDNYCAEPLNMDKRKNGSLMWVYLKYWQLQITLQKHKQAEKALLGGKIPSDNK, via the exons ATGAACAACTTGAACGACCCTCCAAGATGGAACATACAGCCtgacggaggaggaggaggaggaggaggggggccGGGGCCTGCTGATGGGAGCCGATGGAACTACGCTCTGCTGGTGCCCATGCTGGGACTGGCTGCTTTCC GCTGGATCTGGACCAGGGATTCCCAAAGGGAGATCCAGAATGTTAAGAGCCAATATGTCAAAGACACGTCCATAATAAAAGGCGAGTTGGAGGCACATTACAGGGACACACTGATCGAGAGGAATAAAACAGTAGCTGCTATGGAGCTGGAGCTGGAGAAAGAGAAGCAAAGGGTGAAAGGATACCAGCAGGCCATGTCCTCAATGAGGCAACAGCACGTCGAAAAGCTGAAACAGTTAAAGATG GAACAAGTGACTCtggaagaagagaaaaagaggGTGGTACAGTCTGGAGCTGCAGGGGCCGTTCTTCATCTCGCCTTAGAAAGAGAGAATGACTGGTACCGACGTGCTACTGCCACGCTAAAGGAGCTTGAAAGTCAGCTTTTGGAACGGCAGAGTGCTTACTGCTCCCACATTAGGCCCCGAGCCCATCGTTTGGAGATCGAGAAGAACATGTTAATCAGAGTTGTTAAAGAGCCGCTTGGAGCAGAGCTGGATCTGGAATCTGACCTTGTAGACATTTTTAGGAAAGACAATTACTGTGCAGAACCTTTGAACATGGATAAGAGAAAGAATGGAAGCCTCATGTGGGTGTACCTTAAATACTGGCAGCTGCAGATCACtttacagaaacacaaacaagctGAGAAGGCTTTGCTAGGAGGGAAAATTCCATCAGACAACAAATGA